The Phragmites australis chromosome 1, lpPhrAust1.1, whole genome shotgun sequence genomic interval GAATTTAGACAAATTTATTCGGTCAAATTTGCAATTTAGGGTAAATTCAGACCGAATCGATCGAACGGTAATCGACCAAATTGACTGATTTGTCGATCGGTTTTTTCGTATTTCCTGCATTGACCACATTCACCGGTAACCGGTCGGATTTCCCAATTTACCGAGTGCATGTCTCGGTAACCGGTGAAGTTtaacaaaaaaccaaaaatttggctcaatcttgtaaaatcaataactaattcatctgagcttcaaatcaagagaaatttttttgttggtttccttgtagcataatatacatgatacaaatatttatactcataaaaaagttaaatattttctgtgagaaaatgtatttgctaaacttagttaaatgcatagttaactctttgataatccaaaaatcatgaaaccaatttttttagtctctttacatgatcctatgtctttaaaaaaatacatgaactcatgaaatagttattgtaatatgcaggattgtgtaaatgtgttgtgactatattaattcataactaactcatcacacctccaaaattagtgaaaccatttttattagtttacttatactatgctttatgtaggaaaataATGTTAGACatcaaaaagttaattacagtgctatttattaatatgttcactttctacttgtgaactttgtaaaaatcttgAAGAAATTAacaaaactctaaatgaagtgaaaccaattttaaagatcctgtTAAGATATATCCTAAACACACACAAAAATATGTGTTGGCATGGTAAGCTTTTCCTTAATACttataagttaataaatgagctgcacgctttaacttttttctttttttttcaaacttcccctatagaatatgatgcaaacgatatatttttgaaaaaaaatcacataaggtcttagaattatctttagattgttttaggattttttttattttttaaattcaaattcaaaaactagtTGCATTATGAAATCGGTGCGGACCGGTAAGCTTGGTAATCTCGGTTATCAACCAGTAACAGACGAATTTTCAAACCCTGCTTCCATGTTGCATTTTCTACCGTTCTTGTTTAGTCGCTGGAAACAAATTTTGACTTGTTTTTACCTGCCTTGTACCAAGTTTCCTGATGAAAGGACATGTGAACCTGGAGCGTTGCACATATATACTTGACATTTTCAACGCAATCTAATACAGAGTTGGTCAAATGTAACTTCTGAACCTAACTTGTCTGATGGAATTGTTGATTGGGATAGAGTGTATTGCATCAGATGGTCCGCATGCTCCTATAAATTGGGTAGTTCACAGGGAGGTGGAGGGACAAAAATTCCATTATGGTACGTGGATATATGATTTATCAGGACCGTTTATTTATGTTGAGATCTATGCTAGAGAAGTAGGTGAAAAAAATTCTAAGTTAGGTGAGAGAATCAGTGAATGAATAAATACCCGGTGAAAAAAAAGTAGACAACCGAGATAGACCGTATATGCGCAAGTGCATACGTAGTTGCATTTTCTAAAGGTGGAAGGATCCTCCATCTCCAAGTACAAAGGTCCATTCCTTCACACATCAAGCACCCATTCCTGGCAATGGACTCTTTCCTGAGCTTGCAGAGGAACCTTGTGCAAGAAACAGGCAAGGCTGGGTGGATGCAATTGACCTCCattacatacatgcatgtggtACATCTCCTAGCTAAAGGATGTTGAGTGCAATGCAACTGTCAGGAGGTGGAGTCATGGTGTGCATGTTGAGGTGTCCTGAACCGTCTGAATGGAAGGCAGAACTGAAGCCAACGGCGATCCGGTTCCGTCTGGTCCACAATCCTACGGCATtatgaaattaaattaaaaagagaatatcatttgaaatgacaaaaatgcaaataaatgaaggattacaaagtaactcactttttcattaAATAACCTAGagttggaaacatttttataaattagtacatcatatgataagaatattattgaatttttccagatttttgggaatttattcaAGGTATTAAAAATTTCTATGAAGTCATAAAAGTAAGCtgatttggagaattttaattaaatattggcttagactttttggatcaaaccaaataaaatgaGTTGCTAGTGAGCCCTAGTttgtttataaaaatatttaaaaaatttagaccaCTCATATACTCCCAGATAAAATCAGtatttaaatgaaaaatataaaaacacaCAAACATACACACGCCAGATATGGCTGGGTGAATAGTGCACACAAAAATTACTCACTAGATTAGTGAGCGATATATTTTGGTGAGCCTACTAGCGTAAGATCTTGTCCATTCAGCAGGTGAGATCAAAGTCTCGCCTATTAAACGGGTGAGACTTTATGGGCCCCATATGTCCACCGATTTTTTATTACCTGACAGGTAAGGCCCGCAAAGTGTCGCCCGTTTATTGAGTGAGATCAATTTCTCACCCGATGAACGGGAGATGATAGCCTACTTCTGTGATTTTTTCAAACGGACGTGTATTCTTtcaaatattaaagaaaaaacatatataaacaaaaaaattccCTGGTGTGGCTAGCCCAATTCGTTGGGCCGGCCTGCTGAGCCCGCTTAACTACAGCCCACATAGCCCAGCTTGCTCCCCGCTTTGGCCCATCTGGGCCCAATCACACCCTTTTTACATCACTAAAACAAATGTGGAGTGGAAGTATCATGAAAACTATAATCAGATTTCTAAATTGATTTGCCACAGTTAAAAAAACATTACTCTCTCAAGTTTAAACCTTTTTAGTTAGTGCTTGGTTCGTGACTACACTGTGCCCCCCACGACTTTTTAACCCTACAGCATATGTGCCCTAAACCCAAACCCAATGCTTAGCTAAAGTTTATGGTTAGTGCGGCAAGAAATTTGCTCTCAacgagaaagaaataaaataaagttgTAGCTTGGCAACTTTTGCCATGGTAAGTGGTAATGCTAGTgtcttgaaaagaaaaaaaatttgaagggGCCAAACGCATATGTACGCACGCCATGAGTACCACACAACtactccccttctttaaaaggAAACCACGCTGTGCCCGAGACTTGTCCATGCAGTTGCCCTATCTTTCCCTCACAACGTCCCATCGTCTCGCAACAAGCCCTGATCTCCCATCTCGATCTCCAACCCCGAACTCTTCACCGATCGGTAAGAAGATGCAGTAGAGATGTTCTTAGTTCTGTGCAATCGATAGATCTGCCCTTTCTTTTCTTGGCcattttccatttctttttctGCTATCTCTTGAGGGTAGTTTCAGTCGCCGCAAATGGGAGCTGTAAAGAACTGCGAGTTTGTGACGAGTTGCAAGGGGAAACGAACTGCAACAGCAGCTGCCTACCTAGCTTGCAAGATCTTTCGCGTGTAAACTTGTTCGATTTGGCTTGCTATTTTCTCCTCTCCATATATATGCAGATCTCGTTGCCCTTCAGCTAGCTAATGCTTTTTGCAACATGTGCTTCTTTAATCTATTATTTCTTGAAGTGATATGCATGGTTTGTTCAAAGGCTTTGCTCCAACACTTTCTTGCTTTCTTCGAATTGCGTGCTCGATCGTGCTTGTGTCTTGTCCATGAGACCATGAGTCCATCTTTTGCTGGATCTTACATGTACCGTTCTTGAGATAACTAAGTTCCATCTGTTAGCTAGATCCTTCCAGATCTATGCCGACTTTATTACTggattttctctctcttggaAATATGTTTCAAAATCCCTTTGATTTGAAGTTGAAGCAGCAGTGAACCTCGAGCCGTATGAATTAGTGAactttttgtgttttttttgccCCACCAAGATTAATTTCCCTTTTAAGTAAAAACAAAAAGTGAGGTATTGGCATGCGTGTGCCGGCCGGGGACTGCTTGCTTATTAGTGCTGCCGTATTGTGCTGTTTGTACCTACATCTAAAAAGCAGTCAAGTTAAACATAGATATCTCTAAATACCTCGAAAAAACGAACTGCTTGTCTCGTTGTTTTCTTTAATCCCATCAATTATGCTGGTGGAAGTTTGGCTCTGATTGAAGCATCACAACGAAAGatgaggatatatatatattccttgTAGCTATAGCTACTATCACACTCCACCAATTAGCTAGAGTTGACAGGGTCGCATGAACTGACCGATTATACGATAATTCGATTAAATTCTCTTGCACATTTTTCATATACTGCTGATCTAGCTATCTACCAATTGCTCTTTAACTATATACTTAACAGGGAACTGTGACTGAGGATGGGGAGGGGAAAGATTGAGAtcaagagaatcgagaacacgACGAGCCGCCAAGTAACCTTCTGCAAGCGTAGGAACGGGCTGCTGAAGAAGGCGTACGAGCTCTCCATCCTCTGCGATGCTGAGATCGCTTTGATCGTCTTTTCCGGCCGAGGCCGCCTCTACGAGTATTCCAATAACAGGTACATACTACACATCTATGTGGATGTTATGAGCCGGACTGGCTAATTTTCATTTCATGCTATATTTTCTTCTTAAATCAAACGAACATTaagtcttctttttttttagctaGGTCGCCTTTTGGTGCGTTTGCTTCTAGTTTTCCAATACAAGATCGATGCAAATCATGCTTTGGTACCACATTTGCGTGGATTGGCATCAACTTGAACATGGGATCGAGTCAGTTCTCGATGAGCATTATGCCGTGGCATTTATTATTTAATTTAAACTCAAAACGATATTAATTTTCATTAACTCCACTAATTAGTAGGTCAGTTTTTCCAATAATGGAATTTGGGATCATGAAAATCCTATGTTAATTTTTTGAGTAATCACTTTATATATATTAGTGACGATCTGATGAGTATTGGTTAATAAACTAGCTACATGATAAATTCTCCATCTCTGGTTAATTACTATGACTATTTAGCACATACGCGATGGCAGTGAGCACAAAACAAAGTTGTTTTTAGGCAAAACGCAAAACAAAGTTGTTAAAGTTTTACTCTGGCCCTTCCCATCTTTTTGCTCCTCATGATAAGCATAATGACTAGTCTGTCTTGTGACTGATGATCGTTCCGAAGTTCCTGCCCATAGATATGTTCCATGCATTAATTCATCCGTGTGTGGTGATATATATACTCGCATTTGGTAGCTTGCTGCGTTTTTGCAATGGATATTAAAGAAGCATACTACTTGTCTAATAGTTTGGGACTCTCTGGTCGATCTCTTTTTCATTCATGGATGAAACAAGCGACATCATAACGGAGCTCCCCACAGTTGCAAGTTCTAGTCCTTGGGAGAGCTTCCTGCTGTGTCATGCATCATCACATGCATGCCCCTTCCCTGAAAAGGTTTTTCATTTCATGTGCACTgacatgctctctctctctctctctctctctctctctctctctctctctctctctctctctctctctctctctctctctctctctctctctctctctctctctcacacacacacacacacacacacacacacacacccctATATATTGCATGGATATGGAGACTGTAGGTTCTCCCTAATCCCCTCCCTTGGTGGTGCAAAGGAGGCGTTAAAGAACGCCTTTGATTGCTTGTGTTTTTGCACCgggaacttctctggactcgaCCATTCAAATGATGTGCATTCTCTAAGAAGTATATATGCTCTTTGCATCTTTTCGCGTAACTTATAGTAAGAGAACATATACACACGTCCTAGTACGTACTTAGCCTGGACCTGGAGTGAATGTTTTGTCCCCAGGTGGGAAAGATATCTACACATATTAATTTGTCGTCCCTGCGTTGTTTTACGCTTGATGTATTTGGGTTCTTTCACGCTTGATGTGTTTGGGTGGAACAAATTCTGTTTCTCTTAGGTTTGAATATTACAGGATTTCAACCAGAGACATAgatattttatattctaatgTAGGTACCCGGCCCTGACTAAGTTTAATTATGCTTCGTTTCAGAGACAAATATTTGTCTTCATTGGTCAATTAGACTAAAACatattagtttaattaaaaataaaataaaattagtgAGGAGAAGCAAAAATTAAGCATGGGAATACAATTATCTAGTTTTTTTGTTAATAAATATACACACAAGTCTAacacatcaaataaaaaagaactgGTACATGAAACTAGCTAGAAGATATCTGATATACAcacaatttgattttttattctggTATACACAAAATCTATTTAGGAatgtaatttatttttaagatttttttggaCTACTGAGCTTTATTTCCTATGAAATAATCTTACTATGCTAACCAGTCCATAATATTGCGAAATACGTGTGGAAACATGAAactgggattttttttttttttttgagcaaaAGCTTGATGAAGCTGACAGCTTTGATTTCACAACATTTGGACAGCGTAAGATCGACAATTGAGAGGTACAAGAAAGCCTCTGCCAGCACTTCGGGATCAGCTCCAGTGATAGATGTCAATTCTCATGTAAGCATTATTTCAATGATTTTCTCGGTTTTATTTGAAAACACTATTTATGATCGCACACCGGCCTTATCAATCGGCTTAAACTTTTGCATCAACATCAACACAACCTTAACGAGATGTAGCCTTGATACATAAACCTTACTTTTAACTAGCTATAAGATTCACACCATTTATATTGGTAAATTGTGATTACCTCCTCTTAACTTCCACGCATGCACTGGAATTTTCACAGCAATACTTTCAGCAAGAAGCAGAAAAACTGCGCCAGCAGATACAAACCTTGCAGAATTCAAACAGGTAAGCCACCTAATTACTAGTTCCTATTGGCTGTTCTCACTTTTATTTGTGTCCAATAATGATACTAAAAGTAGACGTGATCGTTGCTTTTGTAAATGCTACCTGTCAGGCATCTGATGGGTGACTCAACTGGCAATATGTCTGCGAAGGAGCTCAAGAACCTTGAAAGCAGGCTTGAAAGAGGCATTAGCCGAATTCGGTCCAAGAAGGTAAACATGGATAACAAGGAAGTAGATAAGTGCAGGATTGAGAGTGATAACTAAAGCAAGTGAATAGACGctttaacaatttttttgcgaAATTGATAGTCTTCTCTTATTCAATCACCCAACACATCTCTACAAGAAAATGGTAACAAAGAGCAAAACAAACAAGCGGCGAAAACTCTAAATCAACCTAGAAAATTCGGAGAGTCCGGAATTTCAGCATAACAGCGATCAATAAGTGATTCTTATGATTGAATTAAACACTAGGTTACATAGTGACCCAATACATGACTCATCACCCTCATAAAgtttgaaaattgaaaaaaaaattcaaagatcCAACAAGATGATACCATGCAACGACACTCTCTAAGTAGACTATATAGATGTAAGGGGACTCAAAACCTACTCATGTACATGAGTATGTAAGTGTTTATATGTCTAGCAACTAGAAAGGTAACTTTGCAAAAGAGGTAAAAATGCAGCTGCAAAGGGAAAACAAAAACCAACAGAAAACTAGAAAAACTTGCACGAAGGCAAGGGAACTAAAagcaggagactagaaggagatgaacaagaTCACTTATTTTCAAGAGGACAACCCTCTTTTCGGCAGATTATAGAAGTTTTCTCTAATAAAAACTctagcctattacaaagactaagcattccctctcctcttctccaaaATCTAACTCTATGCTCTCAAATAGTTAGCACAACCCCTCTCATAGCCGTACCCTTTTATTTATAAGTCTAAAAAACTTGACCCAcaagttttctaacttttttctaaaatacccctctcttgtaatacactcctacctactaccgaaggtattttgatctattttcttttccattcatcggacgacctcggcgccttcacgacttggcTTTGCCTCGATACAAAATTTATGATGATGTCACATACTCCTAtagtcctcccacgattttaagactaaaccatgaaaccctagtatgcttctcaaagcgtgactagccgccacttgcttccacttGAAGCAAATGCTCTGATGATGACGTCTTGCGAACTTGACCGTCGttaagtctctctcgctcccgatcccttgggccgcattgtcacttgcaccggcatccccctTGCTTGGCTTTATCAACATGCCGTCTTTATCCttctttttatattttgcttgaccttcatgtgtacaactagAATTATCCTTGACTCCGCCTAACCTTTCTTAATCGTCCAACATCAAGCACCTTCTTAGCCCCGATTACCCGTCGTTGATTGCTAAGTTGCATCCGTTACCTGCACACCGtaaaacaaacaaatatatttCACCACACttcaaaacatctccaggttagcacaaaattaaaaacttcaactcagagcatatTTTGTAGAGAACGTGAACactggatattccggtgtgttCCACTCCTAAaaaccggaccatccggtgagtgtagcactatctgttccagaaaaattttgctctctgcaagaaaagatccagtgaaagcttccggtgatctcatgtccatcatcggataatccgacgTGTATTAATCCAccaaaccacccttctgcaacctctttgcaacatgcattctccagtgttcacaaactcagcactggaccatccgacttACATATTCAAACTTGGCgtaaaaaatctcctctctacAGAAAATACTCCAGCACTCTCTAAGTccatcgccggatcatccgatgtttgcttctatttctgcttcagcactgaaaatgctccggtgctcacttcaccgtaacaccggactatccggtgtggtcaAAAACCTACACACCGAATGCTCTATTGAGAcataattttctggactctgaaACAATTTACTTCAATTTAAACTTTAGTTAGCCATAAACTATATCACACACAAATaagctcatgccaaccaaaatcattttaaattcaACGTTATCATATCAGAAATATACAAATcaagatatatttcaacttagtttctcaataaaACTATAGATATCTATATCAAAAGCAATAGCTAgtaaaaattcatttatatgtcGATAGTAGGTGTTGGATAGCAAAAAGATCGACCGTTAATTTCAACCTAGCATTGGCAAAAGTAACTTTTTTAATTAACTACACGTGAATTTGACATTACAAAGGCCACCTCGTAATTAACAGTACTTCCCCGTTACTTTTTCCCCTCTGTGTTTTTCCCAGCATGAGCTTCTGCTCGCGGAGATCGAGTATGTGCAGAAAAGGGTAAGCTCATTCGGACATTCGGTGCTGTCAGATCTATTGTCGCTATTAATTATCCTATGAAACATGAACGTGGAAATTCCACGTGCATTTTGGTTGACAGCACTCCTCTTTAAATTGCTCTTATTTTATCGATACTTACAGGAAGCAGATCTGCAGAATGAAAACACGTTCCTGAGAGCCAAGGTACTGATCAGTGATCACTGCTACATTCAGAGTATTTTTCGAGAACGCGTACTGCTACATTCAGAATGAACCTGCAGCGATATATTGATACACACAGCTATTCACTACTATACTTTCATCAACACTTGATTTAATTACTCAATGTTTGCTTGCTAGTAATATTCTCTTGATCGAATTGGATTGGTGTTGATTAATAATGTAATTTGCAACAGATTGCGGAGACTGATCGCGCTCAGCAGCAGGCGGCGGAAGACCAgatggcgccggcggcggccggcgggacGACAGAGCTGGAGGCGCTGCCGGCGTCCTTCGACCCACGGGGCTACTACCAGCAGGTGCAGGTGAGCATGCTCGCTGCCTCGTCGTCGCAATACACGGAGCATTCCCAGGAGCACCACCAGACTGCTCTCCACCTTGGGTACCACATCAAGGTCGACTCCGCCGCCGGCAAAGGCCTTCTCTAGGCGCATGAATATGCTGCTTCGTCGCATGCATCTCAGTATCTGACAGTGATCTTGCGTTAGGAACGTCCCATCTTGACTACGTGTTCTATCTGCTATATAATATGTCGTCGATCTCAAGTACACCTACACTAGCTGTGTGTGCTAGAACTAGCTACCAGAATTAACTACGACTACATATGTGCTTTGTGTGGTTTGAAGAATATTGTTTTGAGTATACGTATCTATGCAATTTGACTCTTGTGGTGTGATGAATACTAATATATATACAGGTCATGTGTGCCTAGCTAGACGATCGATCTCCATCTGCttatatatatttgcataaatgcaacATTGGTCAGCTGCAAGTCtgcaatacatacatacatacatacatacatacgtgtgtatatatattcctTTCTGTAAGTCCTCTCGTCGATTGGAGAGTAGCTCTACAGGTATCTCGATCCAGCCCTGTGGCATGGCCTTCTGGGCTTGTGGCCCATCTAGATAATCTGTTGGGTTTGTGATCCGGGCCCTGATCGCCAATTCAGCATAGAGGGCAATATTTGTTTAATTTCCCTCCCTGTTTTTTCTTCGTTTATGCATCGACAATAATACATGGGATCAGGACAAAGACAATGATCGTGAATCGTAAACAATTCCTACTTATCAGATGAGCCGGCTCTGATCGAGAGATCAGTATATACATGCAGACCCTTTTTAAAAGCCAGATTTGTCAAGTCACGGCCAAACTCTCAACTAAACCGCAAGAATCAAGACATAGATATACCAGAGAGATTGGTAGTCTGTGTGGTAAAACTAAGTTGCCAGTTAGACCACTCTCTCACGATCAAACAAGCATAAGCATAGATCAATCCAGGACACAACAACACTCTCCTTAAATGAATTACCACGACATATTTTCAGAAATTAAAATAAGAgggtttttctttctttgaacATTGGCAAATTAATGCATTGAAAAAATGTACTCATTCATGGAGTATGATTTACCCAACATCTTTAACTCACAGCAATAGCTGTGCTAATCTTATAATTAGCCAATTAGGAGTACATGTAGGAACAGATTGGGAGCCCTATGCGACACTAATAGTTGTCATTCATGGAATTAATTGGGTTAAGTGCACCAAATTGATGtgtttatcttcaaaaatatgCAGCCACGTATACTGCATGCATGGTAAACGATCCAGAACAAAATTGGAGCCGCCGTATCTGTATCCATAGCTGTCACTAAAGGAAGCAAGGTTAATGCATTGAAAAGGACTATGTGCACCTGCATGCATGATATATGTAACATCCTGTGTTTTagtatttagaaaatagttaaAATAATTCTGTTTAAATTTGTTCTAATTATTTAAAtcaatataaaatcaagaaaatatatatttgatgtatatatactcgtatgtatatattcaaatatactattttggctaagtatttcagagagcaccaaattaatttctaaattaatcgttgcagTAATTGAatcatatgtattttagtttaatggcttttatggttctttgagtggagatttgaaattgaacctctctaaaattcaaatctatttcttagattcttttcatCTGAAATACAATcaaattcaattcttttgaatCTAACTCCTATCCCAAAGTCAGAGCTTCAAATCCAACTCATAATTCAAATACCATCCTTTGAACTAATGCCAAACTCAATTCAATTTTCAAatcctaaattcaaatactcttatttggATTAATGCAAAATCCAAATTTAGATTTAATATCAAATAgtcctatttgaatttaatcccaaatacATCCAATCCAGACTCATTCAAATCACCGTCGATTTCGTATTTGAATCATTCAAGTTATATTCAAATACCTTCTAGTTTTGATCTTTCCGCAAATTCATTTCAATACAATTCATTTCAAATCAATTCGAATCGAGTTCTAAGTTTGAATCTCGTATTTTGAATCCTCGTTCCAAAATCAATTCCAACTTGAGTATTCGATTTGAATCCCAGTTTcaatttgaatactttcaatTGAATCAACATACACCTCTTTTCAAATTTGGATACTTTTATTTTGAATCATCCAAATCCGATCCAATTCAAATCACTAAATTTGTACTATTTCAAAATCAGTTCAAACACAATTCATTCACATTGAATCTTTATACATCTactttacaaattcaaattcaatcaatTGAAATTGTCATTCAAATTCTCTCTCACTTTCACACAGCCACCAACCCATCACTCTatgtctccctctccctctaatCTTTCTCACGGAGCAGCACAAAGaaatttctccttctcctttgaTCTTTCACGGGATGGCAAAAGCTATTTTCCTTTCTCCTCCCTTTCCTTCACCTGCAAGACTCCCACCTCCACGTTGAGCAAGGCATCCGACACATACACACCACCAAGCACAAGCATACACACACGAACATCACAAACACAGCAGCATAGCCACAccgccctctcctcctctttgaGCCCCTGCAAGCAGCTTGCTCAAGCGCGCCATCTCGACCTTCGCTGGCCTGCACAACCGTCGTGTTGCGCCACCGGCTCCTGTCCTCTAGCTTAGCCACGGTGCCAGGATGTCAGTAGCAGCCATGCCATCTCTCGCGTGCCACGCCAACCCATGCACGTCGTTGCTCGCCAACGCATAGACGTCACTGCACTGCCGTGCCTCCATCTTCCTCCACGCTGAGCCGCGTCATCTCACCACGGAGTCACTGTCGCTTCTCCATCTGTGCATCGTCCACCCCGGTGAGCTCGTCTCCCTTTGCTCCTCCTTCCATGCCGATCGCCCTAGCGCCGCCCGGTTGAGACCGCACCCAGTCGCGCCGCACCCTATAGGCATTGTGCACACCTGCGTTGTGCGTGCACCCACGCACGCCGCGTCGCTTGCGCATGCTATCCCGAGAGCCACCGACGTGCGCCGTCTCACGCACGTCACCGCTTGCCTGCACACCGTGCCAGCCCACGCCTCACACACGTCAAGCCGCCCCCGTGCACCGCCGTCTCACGTCGTTGTCCCCTTGCCACTATTCGTTGCGCACTGACCCTTCACTCGTTGTCACGAGCGCGCACAATCGCCGCACTCGGCCGAGCCCGCCACTGCCGAACTCTCTGCTTGGTCTGC includes:
- the LOC133890667 gene encoding MADS-box transcription factor 21-like; its protein translation is MGRGKIEIKRIENTTSRQVTFCKRRNGLLKKAYELSILCDAEIALIVFSGRGRLYEYSNNSVRSTIERYKKASASTSGSAPVIDVNSHQYFQQEAEKLRQQIQTLQNSNRHLMGDSTGNMSAKELKNLESRLERGISRIRSKKHELLLAEIEYVQKREADLQNENTFLRAKIAETDRAQQQAAEDQMAPAAAGGTTELEALPASFDPRGYYQQVQVSMLAASSSQYTEHSQEHHQTALHLGYHIKVDSAAGKGLL